The genomic segment CACGAAAATGATACTTTTGCAATAGTAACAGATGATGTTGATCTTAATGATGCCACATATCATTTTATTGCCGGAACAATCAATGGGGATATTGGAAAAGCTGAATTATTTGTTGCAGGTGTTTCGCAAGGTTCTGTTACACAAAGTCAGTTTACATCAGACACAATGCCTGATATTGTGTTAGGTAGCTTTTTAGGAGATCTAAATGAACAGTTCTTGAAGGGGGTTATTGATGAAGTCCGTATTTCAAATATAATTCGTTCTGCCGAATGGATCAAAGCATCCCGCAACAACCAATTTTCGCCTGGTACCTTTGTTATTGAGGGGACGCCCGCAACCCCTGGTGGGGCAGCACCAACAAGCATATTTTACGGTCCTCTGGTAGGGCCTTTTGGAGGACCAATATAAATGATACCTTATCTTGGAAATTTTAAAGAAGACGAGACTGTATACGTAATGTTCAATACTTTTTCGTCTGATGACCCAAGTGCATCATGCACGATAACGAACTTTGCTAACACCG from the Candidatus Zixiibacteriota bacterium genome contains:
- a CDS encoding LamG domain-containing protein, giving the protein IDSTGNDNDGTSQGSMTSEDLVDGKIGKALDFDGSNNSIRRAGLSLSTRGSFTLEAIVKLSQSGVKQRLVTLEDATAPDNGPQFFIRIDTSNFAQVFSRGHENDTFAIVTDDVDLNDATYHFIAGTINGDIGKAELFVAGVSQGSVTQSQFTSDTMPDIVLGSFLGDLNEQFLKGVIDEVRISNIIRSAEWIKASRNNQFSPGTFVIEGTPATPGGAAPTSIFYGPLVGPFGGPI